Genomic DNA from Mycobacterium stomatepiae:
CGAAGGTAGCCGGTCTCGGCGTGCATCGGCTTACCGTCGGCCGCCCCCTTCGTTTTTTGCCCGTAGGCCAGAAACGGTTTGCCCACATGGGAAAACACAATCTCTTCGAGGTACTCGAAGGGCTGGATCGTGGGGTATTCGCCCGAACCGCGGCCGGCCCAGGTGCCGAGCAGCGGCGCGAGCGCCTCGAGGTCAGGATGCAAGTCGCCGGGCATAGGCGTCAGCTCGGTGTCGATACTTTGCGGTGCTTGCGAAGCGCCGCGATCTCGCGTTCGAAATCGTCGGCAGACGAAAAGGATCGATATACCGAGGCGAAGCGCAAGTAAGCCACCTCGTCCAGGTCGCGTAGCGGGCCGAGGATCGCCAGGCCGACCTCATGGCTGGGCACCTCCGGCGAGCCGGCGGCACGCACGGCGTCTTCCACCTGCTGGGCCAGCAGATTCAGCGCATCCTCGTCGACCTGACGGCCCTGACATGCGCGGCGCACCCCCTTGATGACCTTCTCGCGGCTGAACGGTTCGGTGACACCGCTGCGCTTGACGACGGCCAGCACCGCGGTTTCTACCGTCGTGAAGCGGCGCCCACACTCCGGGCAGGACCGCCGGCGCCGAATGGCTTGGCCTTCATCGGTTTCCCGGGAGTCGATCACCCGGGAGTCGGGATGGCGGCAGAACGGACAATGCATGACCGCTCCTTCGCTGTGCCGGCATCTCGCGGAACACTCCGAGCGTACCCGTGCGCTCCCCCGCCGGGCCAATGCAGCCGTCACAAGCGGGCTGCCGCCGATGGGGGCCCCGAGGAGCGTTGGCGTACAGCGGTTTTCGCACCACGCGGTTGCGCGGTCAGCCGACCGGCGCAATCAGGGTCTGGCCGGCGGCCAGCGCCGGCGAGCTCAGGTTATTGAGTTCGCGGATGCGCTCGGCGACCTGGCGGGCCGGTGCCTCCGGGGCGACCCGGTGTGCGAGGTCCTGAAGGGACTCGCCCGGCTCGACCTGCACGACGGACAACCGGTCCGGCACCGGAGCGGCAGCGGAGTCGCCGTTGGCGATCTGGCCGAGATTCGCGACCAGGCCCAGCCAGAGGGTGATGATTCCGGCCATCAGGGCTAGCCCGATCGTCGTCCCCAGCTTGACCGGGCGGCTGCGATGCGGCGCGTCCGACATCGAGACACCGGTGCCGCGGTAGCACATCGGCGCTCCGGCGGGCCGTGACTGGGCAGACCGGCGCGACCGCAGCACGCGCTCCTGGTCGTAGCGAGGCCGTGCGACCAGCCCATCGCTCGGGCTCGGGCGCCGCACGTTGCTGGTCCGCGGTGAGACTGTGTGCATGAGCGTCATGTGCGTTCCTCCGGTCAACTAATCCTCGCTCGCGTGTTCGACACTATCGCTCGTGTGTTCGAAATTCGAACATTTGAGCGGAGCGTGTCGCACGAGCAAAACGCTAGACCACGCCACCGACAGAACTGGGGTGTCGCCAGAACTGTCATGCCGCCGCGAATACCCGGTCTACGTAAAAGTTACACACGTGTGATTCAGCCGTTCTAGGGTCTTTAGCCTCCATATGCATCGTCACGACACGCCAGTCGAACACATGTTTGATTCTCGGGTTCGGGGAGGCTACATTCAGTGCCATGAGCGACAGCAAGGACACCTCGGCAACCGGCTCCAACGGCCCGCTGCATTCCGTGGATTCATCGCTTACCCAGCGGCAACGCACCATCTTGAACGTCATCCGCGAGTCGGTGACCAGCCGTGGCTACCCGCCCAGCATCCGGGAGATCGGCGACGCCGTCGGCCTGACGTCGACCTCTTCGGTGGCTCACCAACTACGCACCCTCGAGCGCAAGGGGTACCTGCGCCGCGACCCGAACCGCCCGCGGGCCGTCGACGTCCGCGGCGCCGATGATGCGAGGGCGGCCGCGCCGGCCACCGAGGTCGTGGGTTCCGACGCCCTGCCGGAACCCACGTTCGTCCCGGTGCTCGGGCGCATCGCGGCCGGTGGACCGATCCTGGCCGAGGAGGCCGTCGAGGACGTCTTCCCGCTGCCCCGCGAGCTGGTCGGCGAGGGCACCCTGTTTCTGCTCAAGGTGGTCGGCGACTCGATGATCGAAGCCGCGATCTGCGACGGCGACTGGGTCGTGGTACGGCAGCAGAACGTCGCCGACAACGGCGACATCGTCGCCGCCATGCTGGACGGCGAGGCCACCGTCAAAACGTTCAAGCGTGCGGGTGATCAGGTGTGGCTGATGCCGCACAACCCGGCGTTCGATCCCATCCCCGGCAATGACGCGACCGTGCTCGGCAAGGTCGTGACGGTGATCCGCAAGGTATAGCGCCGGCACCTGCGGCGCGTCAGTCGGCTTTCACGAAGCCGTTGACCAGCGCGGCTTCCTCGCTGGACAACCAGATCTCGGCGAGCGTGTCGTGGTACAGGTCGCTGTCCGGGGTGTAGTAGAGCCCGAAGCGCGCGCTCGCCTTGATCGGATAGCCGTCGGGTATCTGGTACGGGTCTTCCAGGGGCAGGTGGATGGTCGGGCGCCCGGCCGGGCCGAGCGCACCGAAGCTCGCGGCCGACGCGATGTCCATTTCGTCGTCGGCGTCCGCGGCCGCGTGCCGTCCAGCTCTGCGGGCGGGGCCGGCTGCGGCACCGAGCGCCGCCGCCAGGCCGGATGCTGCCTCACCCGCGGCGGCACCACCGGCAGCCGCAGCGCCCGCGGCGGCAGCACCGGACGCGGCGCCGCCGGCAAGGTCCGGCGGGGTATGCGCCACGGCGACATCGGGATACGCGGCCTCCGGCTCTTCTTCGGGATAGGCCGCCCCCTCCTCGTCGGCACCGGGATAGCCCGCCTCCGCGTAGGCGGCATCCTCGTCGGGGAATTCCGGATAACCGGCGGCGACCGCATCGGCATAGTCGTCCTCCGCGACGGCCTCCGGATACGCGACCTCAGGCACGTCGGCATCGTCGGGGTAGCCCGCTTCCGGGAACTCATCGCCATAGCCGGCCTCGATCAGATCGTCCGCCGACACCACAGGGATGGAATCGGTGTCGACCGAGTCGGGATCCCGCTCGTCGACCGCTAACTCGTCCCACTCCTCCTCGGAGACGCGCCGCGCCGGCTCGCCATAGCCCCCGTCCTCGTCCAGGTCGGCCGATTCGGGTCCGTGCGGCCACCGAGCCACCGGCACACCAGCGGCGTCCCGGTGCTCGGGTGCGTGGGCGTCGCTGAACGACAGGTGTTCGGTGGAGCTGTCCGCGTAGTCGGGTCCCCAGCGCGGTTCGCCCGCATCGTCATAACCGCCGACGTCGACGTCGCGCTCCAGGTCGTACGGCGCGCTGTTGCGGCCGGCGCGATGCCGGCGCCACCGCAAGGCCACGAACACCGCCAGCAGCACCAGTACCAGCAGCGGTACCAGGGCGAACAGGTACCACCAGCTCCAGGTGAACCACTTCTTGGCGTGCGGCGGCATCGCTGTACTGCTGGGCTGGTTCTGCCCCGACACCTGCAGGCCCGACAACAGCGGGGCCAGGTTCGCCGGGTCGGTGGAGAAGGCGTTCTTGGCGCGGCTCCAGGAGATCTTGCCGCCGGTGAACTTCTGCGAGATCACGTCGCCGTCGACGGTCTGATCGCCGACCGGCGCGCCCAGCTTTCCGGTGGGACCACGCAGCTTGTCCCAGGCGGACTTCATCGCGCCGCGCACCACGAAGGCGCCGTGGTCGGAGGTCCAGAAGATCACCGGCTTATCGGCCGCCGAGAACGTGACGATCCGGCTGTTGGGGCTGACGCCGCCGTCGGACTCGTTGGCGGTCGGGAAACCCAGGTCGCTGCTGACCGGGCCGCCGACGGCCTCGTACTTCGCCAGGATGTCGCTTTCGACGGCGGCCGCCCCGGTGGCCGGGCTGAAGAACACCTTGCCACCGGCGAAGTTCTGGACGACGCCGTCGCCGCCGATCGGATTCGGACCACCCTGCTTGGCGCCCAGCGGACCGTTGACGCCGCCGGCCGCGCGCCAGGCCATGTTGATGGCCGCGGCGGGATCGATCGCAACCTGCAGGCCCTTGAGCTGTTCGGCCAAATTCGCCGGCTCGGTGGTGAACTCCTTGGTCTTGCGGTTCCAGGAGATCTGGCCGTTGCTGAACTTCTGCGACGACACCTCGCCGTCGTAGTTCTCGTCGGAGACCGGGGCGCCGAGCACGCCGCCCGAGCTGCCGAGCCGGTCCCAGGCGGCGTTCAGCGCGCCGCGCACGACGAACGCGCCGTGATCGGGCGTCCAATAGATCACCGGCTTGTCGCTGGCCGAGAACGTCGCCACGCGGCTGTCCGGACCGGCCAGGCCGGGCACCTCGTTGATGGTCGGAAAGCCCAGATCGCTGCCTGCCGCGCCGCCCAGCATGTCGTACTTTTCCAGGATCGGGCCGTAGATGAATTTGGCGCCGGTGGCGGTGGTGAAGTACATCTTGCCGCCGTCGAAGTCGCACACGAAGCCGTCGGCGACCGGGTAGACATCGCCCTTGCGGGGTCCGAGCGGTGAGGTGTCGCCGCCGGCCTTGCTCCACTCGGCCATGATGGCGGCTTCGGCGTCACCGATCGGCGACGCGGAGACGGTGGGTGCAAACAGCACGATGGCCAACGCTGTGGTCGCCACGCTGATCAGCGCCCGACCGGCGAGCCTGCGCACGTGACCTCTCTTCCCGTTCACCAAGCCTCCCAGCCGACGGATATGCCCTTATGTATGGCCATGCCCGTACCCTGTGGCCCCTGCGAGGGTTGGTATCCCAAACGCGGGTTACGAACCCCACCGAGTTCGTATTATCGCCGGGCTCGCATAACTTTGCTCCAGCGAACGAGAAATACGAAGGCAATTCGCGAATATTACGAAAACGGAGACCACTCCGATGTCGAAATGATGCGGGACGACGATCGTGTCGCGACCGATCCTGCCTTGGCACACGCCGAGGGTGGGCGATTACGCGCTGCACGCAACCGATAGGCGTGCGCCGACCGCACGCGCGGCGCCGGCTATCCACTCGAGCAAAAGAGCGATTCATGGGCAACGACTATTTTGCCGCAAACCCAAGCAATGACAGCGTAAGCCGACTAGTTCTGCTTGGTTCGTGTCACCATCCGCGCGGGCCGCGCCCGTACGTCGACGATTCGTTGTTGCGTGACAGCAAGATTGGTTCACCGCTGCCGACGTTAGCCGACCGGGGTCGCAACCACGCGGCTAGACCCCGAGGCTGCGCCCGACGATCTCTTTCATGATCTCGGTTGTGCCGCCATAGATGGTCTGCACGCGGGCGTCGAGATAGGAACGAGCGACTGGGTATTCGCGCATGTAGCCGTAGCCGCCGTGCAGCTGCAGACACCGGTCGATCAGGTGCACCTGCTTCTCGGTGGAGTACCACTTGGCCATCGCCGCCTGCTCGGCCGTCAGCTTCTTGTCCAGATGCAAGCGCAGGAACTCGTCGACCATGATGCGCACCACGGTGGCCTCGGTCGCCAGCTCGGCCAGCACGAAGCGGCTGTTCTGGAAACTGCCGATCGGCTTGCCAAAGGCTTTGCGCTCCTTGGTGTATTGCAGTGTCGCGTTGAGCACCTGCTCCATCGCGGCGGCCGCCATGACCGCGATGTTGATCCGTTCCTGGGGCAGATTCTGCATCAGGTAGATGAAGCCCTTGCCCTCCTCGCCGAGCAGGTTTTCGACGGGAACCTTGACGTCGGTGAACGACAACTCCGCGGTGTCCTGCGCGTCGAGTCCGATCTTGTCCAGATGTCGGCCGCGCTCAAAGCCTTCCATGCCGCGTTCAACGACGAGCAACGAAAAGCCTTGCGAGCCCTTGTCCGGATCGGTCTGCGCGACCACGATCACCAGGTCGGAGTTGATTCCGTTGGTGATGAACGTCTTTGCGCCGTTGAGTACGTAGTGATCACCCTGTTTGACCGCGCGGGTTTTGATGCCCTGCAGGTCGCTGCCGGTTCCGGGCTCGGTCATCGCTATTGCGGTGATCATTTCCCCGGTGCAGAACTTCGGCAACCAGCGTTGCTTCTGCTCTTCGTTGGCCAGCTCCAGCAAATACGGCGCGATGATGTCGTTGTGTAGTCCGAAGCCAATCCCGCTGTATCGCCCGGCGGTGGTTTCTTCGGTGATGATCGTGTTGTACCGGAAGTCGGGGTTGCCGCCGCCGCCGTACTCTTCGGGCACCGCCATGCCGAGGAATCCCTGCTTGCCGGCCTCCAGCCAGACACCGCGGTCGACGATCTTCGCCTTCTCCCACTCGTCGTGGTACGGCGCTACATGGCGCTCGAGGAAGGCCCGGTAGGACTCGCGGAACAAATCGTGCTCGGGTTCAAACAGGGTGCGCTGGTACTTGATTGCGCTGCTCATGGAAAACCTCCGGCCGCCAGGAACTCTGCCGCCCAACATATACCAACCAGACGGTTGGTCGGCAGCTGGCCCGGGGCGGATCGGGGTCGGGCCATCGCGCCGTGCCGCGGCTACGAGACCTCGCCGCCCCGGGCTAGGAGACCTCGTCGCCCGCCGCGCCGAACTCCCGCAGGCTGGCGGCCAGCGCCACCGGAACCCGGGCCTTGATCCGCGTGCCCACCGAGTTGTGCTCGGCCTGCTCGACGCGACCATCGGCGTGCACGCGCGCCACCAGGTCGCCGCGGTCGTAGGGAATCACCACGTCGACCGCGGCGTCGATGGGAGCGGCCAGTTCGGACATCCGCCGGTGCAGCGCGTCGATGCCGTCGCCGGTGTGTGCCGAGACAAACACCGCGCCGGGCAGCGCGTGCCGAAGCTTGGCCAGCATCAGATCGCTTGCCGCGTCGATCTTGTTGACCACCAGTAACTCCGGCGGCGGCTCGCCCTTGTGGTCGGAAATGACCTCGGAGATCACCTGGCGCACCGCGTTGATCTGGGCGACCGGGTTGACGTCGGAGCCGTCCACGACGTGCACCAGCAGATCGGCGTCGACGACCTCCTCCAGCGTCGAGCGGAATGCCTCGACCAGCTGGGTGGGCAGGTGACGCACGAAGCCGACCGTGTCGGTGAGCACGAACGGGCGTCCGTCATCGAATTCGGCACGCCGGGTGGTGGGCTCCAGGGTGGCGAACAGCGCGTCCTGCACCAGCACCCCCGCCCCGGTGAGCGCATTGAGCAGGCTGGACTTGCCGGCGTTTGTGTAACCGACGATCGCAATGGACGGCATATCGCTGTGCAGGCGACGACTGCGCCGGGTGTCGCGGGCCTGCTTCATGTCCTTGATCTCGCGGCGCAGCTTGGACATTCGCTCGCGGATGCGGCGCCGGTCGGTCTCGATCTTGGTCTCACCGGGACCACGCAGGCCCACACCGCCGCCGCTGCCGCCGGCGCGGCCACCGGCCTGCCGGGACATCGACTCACCCCAGCCGCGCAGCCGCGGCAGCATGTACTCCATCTGAGCCAGCGACACCTGCGCCTTGCCCTCGCGGCTGGTGGCGTGCTGGGCGAAGATGTCCAGGATCAGCGCGGTGCGGTCGATGACCTTGACCTTGACGGCCTTCTCCAGCGCGGTCAGCTGGGCCGGCGACAGCTCGCCGTCGCAGATTACGGTGTCGGCGCCGGTGGCCAGCACCACTTCGCGCAGCTCCTGGGCCTTGCCCGACCCGATGTAGGTCGACGGGTCGGGCTTATCACGGCGTTGAATCAGTCCCTCGAGCACCTGCGAGCCCGCGGTTTCGGCCAGGGCGGCCAGCTCGGCCAGGCTGGCCTGATTGTCGGCCGCACTGCCTTCGGTCCACACCCCCACCAGCACAACGCGTTCCAGCCGCAGCTGCCGGTACTCGACCTCGGAGATGTCGGCGAGTTCGGTCGACAGCCCGGCAACGCGGCGCAGTGCCGATCGGTCTTCGAGAGCCAGTTCGCCGACGCTGGGCTCGGCCGGCTGGTCGTGGTACGGGGTTTCAGGGTGTGTCATAGGCAATTAGCAATAGTGCACGCCAAATCCGAGACGTGCATCCGAATTATTGGGCGCTCCACCAGTCCTCGCTCACTAGGCCACGCGCCAACAGCACCGACGGCCCGCGCAGGTAGCTGGTGGCGTCGGTGACGGTGACGACGACGTCGCCCCCGGGCACCCGCACCGTCAACGTCCCGGTGTCCGCCCCGGCGTCGGCGAGTGCAGCCACCGCGGCCGCGACCGTTCCGGTTCCGCAGGAACGGGTTTCGCCCACCCCGCGCTCGTGCACCCGCATCTGCACCACGCCCCCGGTGGCCGCGGTCAGCACTTCGACGTTGACGCCTTCAGGAAACTGTGCCCGGTCGAACTGCACCGGCGCGGCGACATCCAGCGCGGCGAGCTCCTCGCCGGTCAGCTGCGGGTCGACGCACGCCAGGTGTGGATTGCCGACGTCGATGGCCAGCCCGCGCAGCCGCCTTCCTCCGACGAAGGCCTCCCCCGCCCCCAGCCGGTTGGCCTTGCCCATGTCGACGGTGACGTCGGCGTTGGTCGGGCCGACGTGGTGCATCGTGACCAGCCGCGGCCCCGCCAACGACCCGACGACGAAGTCGTCGCGGGACTCGCACCCGCTGGCGCGCAGGTAGTGCGCGAACACCCGCACGCCGTTGCCGCACATCTGCGCGGTCGACCCGTCGGCGTTGCGGTAGTCCATGTACCAGTCGTCCGCGCCGACGCCGTCGGGCAGTCGATCGAGCACTCCGGCCTCGCCCGCGGCGCGCGCGGTGGTAATCCGCAGCACGCCGTCGGCGCCCAACCCACGGCGGCGGTCGCACAGGGCGGCCACCCGCGCCGGGGTGAGCTCCAGCTCGGCGTCGAGGTCGGGCAGCAGCACGAAGTCGTTCTGGGTGCCGTGGCCCTTGGCGAAGATCATGCGCGCCGCTCCTCCGATCCCGGCTGCGCCGGGAGCATCGTCGCGGCGCGGATCACCTGTTCAGGGTACGTGCCGCCACGCCCGCAGCGCGTCCGAGACGACGCGGGCCCGGTCGGCCTCGGTCGCGGTGCCCACGTCGACCCAGTGCACCCGGTGGTCGCGGCGAAACCACGACCGCTGGCGTCGCACGTAACGCCGGGTGCCGACGAACGTCAGTTCCTGCGCATCGCGCAGGGCATCGGGGTCGTCGGCATCGAGAGCGGCAAGCACCTGCGCATAGCCCAGCGCTCGCGACGCGGTGACGCCGTCGCGCAGTCCGTCGAGCAGCAGTTCGCGGACCTCGTCGACCAGGCCTTGGGCAAACATCGTCTCGGTCCGGCGGGCCAATCTCTCGTCGAGAATGGTTGTGTCACAGTCTAATCCGACGATCGCCGTGCTCCACCGCGGAGCGCCGATGCGGGGCGCGGACGCGGCGAACGGCTGGCCGGTGAGCTCGACGACCTCGAGCGCGCGCACCGTGCGACGGGCATCGGTCGGCAGGATCGCCGCGGCGGCGGTCGGGTCGACGCGGGCCAGCTCGGCGTGCAGCATCCCCACCCCGACGTCGGCGAGGCGCTGCTCCCAGCGCGCCCGCACCGCGGGGTCGGTGGCGGGAAACGTCCAGTCGTCGAGCAGCGACTGCACGTAGAGCATCGAGCCGCCCACGATGACCGGCACGGCGCCGCGGGCCGCGATCGCCTCGATGTCGGCGGCGGCGGCTCGCTGATAGCGCGCGACGGTCGCGGTCTGAGTGACGTCCAGGACGTCGAGCTGGTGATGCGGGATGCCGCGGCGCTCGTCGACGGGCAGCTTGGCCGTCCCGATGTCCATGCCGCGGTAGAACTGCATGGCGTCGGCGTTGACGATCTCGGCGCCCACCTCGCCGCTGAGTTGCTCGACGACGTCGAGGGCCAGCTGCGACTTGCCGGTCCCGGTGGGGCCGATGATCGCCAGGGGTCTCATGCGTCGACCCGGCGCGCCCGGCGTACCGCCGAGCTTGCGATCGCCGCGGGTCTCACGGCTGCCAGGCCCCGGCGAAGTACCCCACCCCGTAGGGCGCTCCCCGATACAGCTCCTTGGCCGAATGCGGGCCCGGCTCGGTCAGCCCGGCCAGCACACCGAAGGCGACCCGCCCGAGGATCCGCTCCGGCAGCCGGGCCAGTGCGGCGCCGTCGCCGTCGGCGAGGGCGTCGTCGAGCGCCAGCTGGGCATCAAGGCCGGCGGGGTCATAACCGCCGGGCGCGCCGGGCGTCAGCGTGTTCGCGCCGTCGGCGACGACCAGCACGCCGACCGGGTCGGGTGCGTGGTCGATCTCGGCGCGCAGCCGCCTGCCGATCCCCAGCGCCGTGTCGGCGTCGTGGTCCCCGCGGTAGACCCGCACCAGCACGCCGGCGTCGGGGCGGGCCTGGCCGCGCAGCCAGCCGGCGATCAGCGCACACAGCGGGAAGTCGGCCACGGCCCCGGCGGCTCGCGGCGAGAGTTGGACGCGCACGTCGGCGCCGTATCCGGCGAAGCTGCCGATCACGTGGGGGCCCAGCGCATCGTCGGTGCCGCCCGTCCCGATCGCGATCCACCGCGGTGCAGGCAGCAGCGCGGCCGCCGCCTGCACCGCGGTGGCCAGGTCGGCCAACTCGGCGGCCGCCGCCCCGGCGAGCTCGGGCACCAGCAGCGGTGTGGAGGGGACGATCGCGATGGCGCTCAGCACGAGATCAAACTAATCGACGCCCAGTGGGCCAACCGTCAGCTGCGGCACTCCGCCTCGGCGAGACGCACCTCGCCCGATCGGCGCAGTGCTTTTTTCGCCAGCTTCTCCGCGAGACTGCTCGACATCGTCGCCGCCTCGCCGCGGGCCAGGGCCACGGTCGCCACGGCCACCACCACGACACCGATGGCGAGAGCCACCTTCGCGATCCCGTTGCAGTCGAGGTACTCACCGAGCACGGCCATGCCGAGGATCGAGCCGACGACCGGCTTGGCCACCACCGACGTCGGCAGCGAGGCGGTCAGCGAACCGGCGCGGAACGACGACTGCTGGAAGATCATGCCCGCGAGGGCGGCGGCGATCCACGCATAGAACTCCGGTGCGCTCAACAGCGCACCAACGCCATCGCCGACGATCACCACCACGGCCTTGGTCAGCACCGCGAACAGTGCCAACGACGAACCCGCGACGATGGCCAGCAGCACCGCGGCCACCGAGCCTGGCCACTGCCGGGCGCCCCACACGCAGAACACCAGTGCCGGCCCCATCACCAGGGCCACCACCATCCAGGTTTGCACCGAGCCACGCGAGGCACCGGGATCCGGATCGCCCACGACGACCACCACGGCCAGCGCGGCGGCGAGCAGCAGCGCCCAGGTCCATTCCCAGCGGGTGACCGAGCGCCGGGTCATCCGCGCATAGATCGGCAGCGCGAACAGCAGCGCCGTCACCTGCAGCGACGTGACCAGCATCACCGAGCCGAGCGTCAGCGCGGCGGCCTGCAGCGCGTAGTTGGCGATGGCTCCGCCGGCCCCCAGCCACCATTTGCCGTCGCGCACCGACATCCGGAAGAGCTCGAGGTGGCCCACCGGCTTGTCGGTGATCTCCTGCGCTGAACGCTGACGCACGACGTTCCCCAGTGCCGACGCGAACGCGGCGAGCAGGGCGAGAACCACGGCGATATCGGTTTTCTCCATCTGCGACCTCCTCCCCGACATCCAGCCGCATGGGCCATCATCTGCGGCGGGTATTCACTACCCGTTTCGGAACCGTTTCCGTCGTGTGAGCGGAGAAATGACCCGCGTCACATTCCGGAGAAACGGTCCTGCGCAATAACTAGTTCACGAACCTATGCGGAACCTGTGGCTCGGCTATGGCTGGCCGGTGACGTCCGAACGACCGAAAATCCCGCCCCCCATGGCGTCCCCGCCGCGAAGCCGGCCGTCGTTCCGCTCGGTTGACGACAACGATCCCGACCGCCGTGCAGCGGGTCAAGTCAGCGATCCCACCCACGCTATCTTGGCGTGCCCCCTCCAGCCCCACAAGTACCAGCAACACCAATTGTCACTCACACGGTACCGGCTCGGCGCGGTGCCCCTACGGCCCCGGAGACGGTGGAACCGAACCGTTACCCGGCCTCGGTGCGGAAGCTAGGCCAGTTGCCGAGCGGCGTCACCGAGCGCCGCCTCGACCCGTTTGCTGGTCGCGACGGCGTCGACGCGGGCGAGCTCGGCGGTCGCGGCCACCGCCACCGCTGATTGCGGGCCAGCTTTGCGAACAGCTGCATCTGGCCGAGCGAAGTGTCGGTGATCCGGTGCGTCGCGCGTTGCTGGAGGACGTCGCCGATCGCGACGCACAGCGCGGAACTCAACGCGAGCAGCGCGGCGATATCCACCTTGTCCATACGCGGGTTCTCTCCGAGGTCACGGGCGGTCGACGGGGAAACGTGCTGGGTGCACCCACTGTTGCACAGCGGGCGGTCCCAGTCGCGACAATCAGGTTGCGGCATACGGCCCCCAAGCTGCTTGAATACTGGTGGAATCGGTGACGGAGCAGCTGTCGACCGCAACAGTCTCCCGACCGTAGAGGCGCCGCTATGCGCGGCAGATGCGCGGGCAACCGAGCGC
This window encodes:
- a CDS encoding class III extradiol ring-cleavage dioxygenase family protein; translated protein: MLSAIAIVPSTPLLVPELAGAAAAELADLATAVQAAAALLPAPRWIAIGTGGTDDALGPHVIGSFAGYGADVRVQLSPRAAGAVADFPLCALIAGWLRGQARPDAGVLVRVYRGDHDADTALGIGRRLRAEIDHAPDPVGVLVVADGANTLTPGAPGGYDPAGLDAQLALDDALADGDGAALARLPERILGRVAFGVLAGLTEPGPHSAKELYRGAPYGVGYFAGAWQP
- a CDS encoding DMT family transporter; the encoded protein is MEKTDIAVVLALLAAFASALGNVVRQRSAQEITDKPVGHLELFRMSVRDGKWWLGAGGAIANYALQAAALTLGSVMLVTSLQVTALLFALPIYARMTRRSVTRWEWTWALLLAAALAVVVVVGDPDPGASRGSVQTWMVVALVMGPALVFCVWGARQWPGSVAAVLLAIVAGSSLALFAVLTKAVVVIVGDGVGALLSAPEFYAWIAAALAGMIFQQSSFRAGSLTASLPTSVVAKPVVGSILGMAVLGEYLDCNGIAKVALAIGVVVVAVATVALARGEAATMSSSLAEKLAKKALRRSGEVRLAEAECRS